From a single Silene latifolia isolate original U9 population chromosome 6, ASM4854445v1, whole genome shotgun sequence genomic region:
- the LOC141588158 gene encoding uncharacterized protein LOC141588158, whose product MGRSHDEGVGDEGMRRANDGLLGDMGNAKQGVFDGVRWSVDDVLRRVRELIDEMKGSVVGEEVVREEETQKWQKPKTGWVKINVDAGRMEGVGLGLGAVCRDDEGRVMWGVTVQKEEVRERAMLKAEAVLMGLHEAKNMELMKVVIESDCLTMIEDLRKRKRGRSDLCLIYDDIYSLCTHFNTVEFIYVRRSSNRVAHELAHVRPWSLGRRI is encoded by the coding sequence ATGGGTCGAAGCCATGATGAGGGAGTCGGGGATGAAGGAATGCGTAGAGCTAATGACGGGCTGTTGGGCGATATGGGAAATGCGAAACAAGGTGTTTTTGATGGGGTGCGGTGGAGTGTGGATGATGTATTGCGTAGAGTGAGGGAGCTTATTGATGAGATGAAAGGGTCGGTGGTAGGTGAGGAGGTGGTGCGTGAGGAGGAGACTCAAAAATGGCAAAAACCAAAGACGGGGTGGGTTAAGATCAATGTCGACGCGGGAAGAATGGAGGGTGTGGGGCTCGGTCTGGGTGCTGTGTGCCGTGACGATGAAGGGAGAGTGATGTGGGGTGTCACGGTTCAGAAGGAGGAGGTTCGGGAACGGGCAATGCTCAAGGCTGAAGCTGTGCTTATGGGTCTTCACGAGGCTAAGAATATGGAATTGATGAAAGTGGTGATCGAAAGCGATTGTTTGACAATGATAGAAGACTTGCGCAAGCGGAAACGTGGCCGAAGTGATTTGTGTCTTATTTACGATGATATTTATTCGTTATGTACCCATTTTAACACTGTTGAATTTATCTATGTTAGGCGGTCTAGTAATAGGGTGgcccatgaacttgctcatgtaAGGCCTTGGTCGCTTGGTAGACGTATCTAG